The Amycolatopsis methanolica 239 nucleotide sequence ACTGGATGATCCCGGCGGCGCCGTGGATGCCGACCGCGTCGAAGGCCCGCACGAACGGGCTCTCGCCGTCGTGGAACTCGGTCCACGGCACCAGCGACAGCAGCACCACCAGTGCGCCGACGTAGAACACCCCGATCCGCACCATGACGCTGTTGATCGCCTTCGGCAGCACGACCCGCGGGTTCTCCGCCTCGCCCGCGGTCAGCCCGATCAGCTCGACGCCGAGGTAGGCGAACATGACGCTCTGCAGCGCCAGCAGCGCGCTGCCCGCGCCGTGCGGCAGGAACCCGCCATCGCTGACCAGGTGCGCGAACGTCGCGTGCTCCCCGGCGGGCCCGATGCCGAACACGATGACCGCGAGGCCGAGCACGATCGCCCCGACGATCGTCACCACCTTGATCATCGAGAACCAGAACTCGAACTCGCCGAAGACCTTGACCGAGATCAGGTTGGCCAGGAACAACAGCCCGAGCACGACCGCAGCGGTGACCCACTGCGGGATGTCCGGGAACCAGTACTGCACGTAGATCCCGGCCGCGGTGATCTCGGCCATCGCGGTGACCACCCACATCAGCCAGTAGACCCAGCCGGTGGCGAACCCGGCGAAGCGGCCGACGAACTCCTCGGCGTAGTCGACGAAACTGCGCGACACCGGCCGGTACATCAGCAGCTCGCCGAGCGCGCGCATGATCAGGAAGATGACCACGCCCGCGACGGCGTAGGAGGCGATCAGCGCCGGCCCGGACGTCTCGATCGCCGCGCCCGCCCCGAGGAACAGGCCCGTCCCGATGGCGCCGCCGATCGCCATCATGCTGATCTGGCGGTTCTTCAGGCCCCTGGCGTAACCCTCGTCGGTTCCCTGGTCGCTCATACCCCTCCCGTCCACGGCTGGTCCAGACCCTAACGACGGGGTTCGCGGGCGGAACCTTGGGGCGGTTTGGAGTCGCCGGTGCAGCCGTATCAGGTGTTCACGGAGCTGCGTGCCCGCAGCGCGGGCGCCATCAACCGGGGCACGCTGTACGACGTCGTGGAGGCGCTGGCCGCGGCGGAGTGGATCGCGGAGGAGCCGAACGTGCCGGGCAACCCGACGCTCTACGGCTACTAGCCGCGCGTGGTCGAAGCGATCGTGGCCGGGGTCGCCGCGGCCACGGAGCGGGCGGCCGAACTCGGGCACGATCTGCGGGTCGGCTTCAACACCACCCCGCTGTTCGGGCCGGGCGCGTCGTTCATCGCCGACCGCGCCGAGGCGGGCGGCGCGGAGTTCGTCCGCCAGGTGGACTACGTGTGCCTGGACTTCTTCCCGGACGTCTTCCAGCCGGTCGACCGGGCGGATCTGCCCGCGGCGGTGGCCGGTCTGCTGCGCCACCACCGCGAGAACGTCCTCGCGCCGGCTGGGTTCCGCGACGTCCCGCTGCACATCACCGAGCACGGCTGGCCGACCGGCCCCGGGCGCTCCGCCGAGCGGAAGGCCGAGGTGGTGGAGGCCGTCGTCCGCGCCGCCGCGGGGGCGGGCGTGAGCTGCTACACCCACTTCGCCCTGCGCGACGCGGACAGCGCGAACCCCGGCCTGTTCCACCAGTTCGGCCTGCTGCGGGACGACTACACCGCCAAACCCGCCTTCGACACCTACCGGAAACTGATCGCCGAGTTCACCAGGTGACCGGCAGTTCGTGCACGCCGTAGATGTTCATGTCGGTCCGCGGCCGCACCTCGTCCGCCGGGATGGCGAGCCGGAGGTCCGAAAAGCGGCGCAGCAGGCCGGCGAACGCGGCGCGCATCT carries:
- a CDS encoding amino acid permease, producing MSDQGTDEGYARGLKNRQISMMAIGGAIGTGLFLGAGAAIETSGPALIASYAVAGVVIFLIMRALGELLMYRPVSRSFVDYAEEFVGRFAGFATGWVYWLMWVVTAMAEITAAGIYVQYWFPDIPQWVTAAVVLGLLFLANLISVKVFGEFEFWFSMIKVVTIVGAIVLGLAVIVFGIGPAGEHATFAHLVSDGGFLPHGAGSALLALQSVMFAYLGVELIGLTAGEAENPRVVLPKAINSVMVRIGVFYVGALVVLLSLVPWTEFHDGESPFVRAFDAVGIHGAAGIIQFVVLTAALSSCNSGIYSTGRMLRTLAVHRSAPAAFGKLSKRQVPAASITASAIVMAAGILVNAVVPEKAFAYITSVATVGVLWTWGVIVVCQLVYRRRSDSGELPASEFRMPGAPWTGYLALAFLALVVVLLGFGEDTRVALYVTPIVAVVIGVGYLLSNRPARVRQRA